The Phycicoccus sp. M110.8 genome includes a window with the following:
- a CDS encoding ABC transporter permease has protein sequence MTWWRGTALVAERSLLETVRSRAYRLITAVLLLASAAAVLVPHLVLDRPTSYTLATVGAAPAPLRVALSAAATRQGFSVEYVARGSAADVRTAVRDGAATAGLADGTLFTGTGVDQTFSAVVAQAVVSVETTARLRAAGLTPAQIASVAAVRPPLQVTVGRTDSGERAAVGYGVGIALYLAITFAGGAIASAVAVEKSTRVSEVLLAVLRPSQVLVGTVSAVGAATLAQVLVLAVPLAVAVRLGYVGLPPVASGDLALALVWFALGFAVYAFLFAAAAALVDKVTEASAAVAPVTTVLVIVYLLSIIVVTGQPSSGWSVAISLFPLSAPLAMPVRWSSGEVPGWELVAAMALTAATAVLLVGVGAAVYRRALVITGHRVRWHELTGRRAHRPPVHPA, from the coding sequence GTGACCTGGTGGCGGGGGACGGCCCTCGTGGCCGAGCGCAGCCTGCTGGAGACGGTGCGCTCGCGGGCATACCGGCTCATCACGGCCGTGCTGCTCCTGGCCTCGGCCGCCGCGGTGCTCGTCCCGCACCTCGTCCTCGACCGGCCCACGAGCTACACCCTCGCGACCGTGGGTGCCGCCCCGGCGCCGCTGCGGGTCGCGCTCTCGGCGGCCGCCACCCGCCAGGGCTTCTCGGTGGAGTACGTCGCGCGGGGCAGCGCCGCCGACGTCCGCACCGCGGTGCGCGACGGTGCCGCGACGGCGGGCCTCGCGGACGGCACCCTCTTCACCGGGACGGGGGTGGACCAGACGTTCTCCGCCGTCGTCGCGCAGGCGGTGGTGTCGGTCGAGACGACCGCGCGCCTGCGGGCCGCCGGGCTGACCCCGGCGCAGATCGCGTCGGTCGCCGCGGTGCGCCCGCCCCTGCAGGTGACGGTGGGTCGCACCGACAGCGGCGAGCGGGCGGCGGTCGGGTACGGGGTGGGCATCGCGCTGTACCTCGCGATCACCTTCGCGGGCGGTGCCATCGCCTCGGCCGTCGCGGTCGAGAAGTCGACGCGCGTCTCCGAGGTGCTGCTCGCGGTCCTGCGCCCCAGCCAGGTGCTGGTCGGCACGGTGTCGGCGGTGGGCGCGGCGACGCTCGCCCAGGTGCTCGTGCTCGCCGTCCCGCTCGCGGTCGCGGTCCGCCTGGGCTACGTGGGGCTGCCACCCGTGGCCAGTGGCGACCTCGCCCTGGCGCTGGTGTGGTTCGCGCTCGGGTTCGCCGTGTACGCCTTCCTGTTCGCCGCGGCGGCCGCCCTCGTCGACAAGGTGACCGAGGCGAGCGCGGCCGTCGCGCCCGTGACGACGGTGCTGGTCATCGTCTACCTGCTCAGCATCATCGTCGTCACCGGCCAGCCGTCGAGCGGGTGGAGCGTGGCGATCTCGCTGTTCCCGCTGAGCGCCCCGCTGGCGATGCCGGTGCGCTGGTCCAGCGGTGAGGTGCCCGGCTGGGAGCTCGTCGCGGCGATGGCGCTGACCGCGGCGACGGCGGTGCTGCTCGTCGGGGTCGGCGCGGCCGTCTACCGGCGGGCCCTGGTCATCACCGGCCACCGCGTCCGCTGGCACGAGCTCACCGGCCGT
- a CDS encoding ABC transporter ATP-binding protein has protein sequence MPDGLRVDGVMHAFGERLALDGVSCEVPAGRLTGLLGPNGAGKTTLMRILLGVLVPDSGRVWLDGRRLEDVHDRRGWGYMPQERGLYPAMAAGPQVVHFARLHGLSRGEATQRARDLLGELELGDRWDERTDRLSGGMQQRLQLATALAHVPEVIVLDEPFAGLDPVAVEQLSALLRRRAAAGCLVLFSSHQLDLVQDLCEDIVMVDHGRTVLAGSVSHLRAASGQRRLRLRLESPDRDWLRAFDGVRVVSDEADDLRLTVPPGVDPLRLLDAARSRGPVLDFGLELPTLSELFLAAVGGERAMQGVGR, from the coding sequence GTGCCGGACGGGTTGCGGGTCGACGGGGTGATGCACGCCTTCGGGGAGCGGTTGGCGCTCGACGGCGTCAGCTGCGAGGTGCCCGCGGGACGCCTGACCGGGCTGCTGGGTCCCAACGGCGCCGGCAAGACGACCCTGATGCGGATCCTGCTCGGGGTGCTCGTCCCGGACAGCGGGCGGGTGTGGCTCGACGGACGGCGGCTGGAGGACGTGCACGACCGGCGCGGCTGGGGGTACATGCCGCAGGAGCGAGGGCTCTACCCGGCGATGGCGGCCGGCCCGCAGGTGGTGCACTTCGCCCGGCTGCACGGCCTGTCCCGCGGCGAGGCCACGCAGCGGGCCCGCGACCTGCTGGGGGAGCTCGAGCTGGGGGACCGGTGGGACGAGCGCACGGACCGCCTGTCCGGCGGCATGCAGCAGCGGCTCCAGCTCGCGACCGCGCTCGCGCACGTCCCCGAGGTCATCGTGCTCGACGAGCCGTTCGCGGGCCTGGACCCGGTCGCCGTCGAGCAGCTGTCCGCGCTGCTGCGGCGACGCGCGGCGGCCGGCTGCCTGGTGCTGTTCTCCAGCCACCAGCTCGACCTCGTGCAGGACCTCTGCGAGGACATCGTCATGGTCGACCACGGCCGCACCGTCCTCGCCGGGTCGGTGTCGCACCTGCGCGCCGCCTCGGGACAGCGCCGGCTGCGGCTGCGGCTCGAGTCGCCGGACCGGGACTGGCTGCGCGCCTTCGACGGCGTGCGGGTGGTCAGCGACGAGGCCGACGACCTGCGCCTCACGGTGCCGCCGGGCGTCGACCCGTTGCGCCTGCTCGACGCGGCGCGGTCCCGGGGGCCGGTCCTCGACTTCGGGCTCGAGCTGCCGACCCTGTCCGAGCTCTTCCTCGCGGCCGTGGGCGGCGAGCGCGCGATGCAGGGGGTGGGCCGGTGA
- a CDS encoding 3-hydroxybutyryl-CoA dehydrogenase has product MARKFTKVGVIGLGTMGAGIVEVFARNGIDVVAVEVDDAAVEKGRGVLEHSTGRAVSRGKLSTEDQAALHSRVHFTSSMDDLADCELVVEAVPEHLDLKKEVFGKLDAVVGPDAVLATNTSSLSVTEIAVATSNPKRVVGMHFFNPAPVLQFVEVIRTVVTEDEVFEDVKALAQRLGKQPVVVGDKAGFIANALLFGYLNHAVSMYESRYASREDIDAAMRLGCGYPMGPLALMDLIGLDTAYEILDTMYKQGRDRLHAPSPIIKQMVSAGLKGRKSGRGFYTYAEPGSSAVVDDALTPRPVGESGATLRPVRTVGVVGSGTMATGIVEVFAKAGYDVTYVTRSQAKVDAVTAGVTRSLEKAVQRGKLEEGARDEALGRLTGSTSLDALAGADLVVEAVVEDLAVKQALFENLDEIARPGAILATTTSSLPVVELAAATKRPQDVIGMHFFNPAQVMKLVEVVHTVSTDADVVATVQDLCAKIGKHAVSCGDRSGFIVNALLFPYLNDAVKMLSANYASADDIDTAMKTGCGLPMGPFELLDVVGLDVSLAIQRELYLEFREPGFAPAPLLEHLVTAGYLGRKTGRGFRTYA; this is encoded by the coding sequence ATGGCTCGGAAGTTCACGAAGGTCGGAGTGATCGGTCTCGGCACCATGGGTGCCGGCATCGTCGAGGTGTTCGCGCGCAACGGCATCGACGTCGTCGCGGTCGAGGTCGACGACGCGGCCGTGGAGAAGGGCCGTGGGGTCCTCGAGCACTCCACCGGCCGGGCGGTCAGCCGCGGCAAGCTCTCGACCGAGGACCAGGCCGCGCTGCACTCGCGCGTGCACTTCACCTCGAGCATGGACGACCTCGCCGACTGCGAGCTCGTCGTGGAGGCCGTGCCCGAGCACCTCGACCTCAAGAAGGAGGTGTTCGGCAAGCTCGACGCGGTCGTCGGCCCGGACGCCGTCCTCGCCACCAACACCTCGAGCCTGTCGGTCACCGAGATCGCCGTCGCCACGAGCAACCCCAAGCGGGTCGTCGGCATGCACTTCTTCAACCCCGCGCCGGTGCTGCAGTTCGTCGAGGTCATCCGCACCGTCGTCACCGAGGACGAGGTCTTCGAGGACGTCAAGGCGCTCGCCCAGCGGCTCGGCAAGCAGCCGGTCGTCGTGGGCGACAAGGCCGGCTTCATCGCCAACGCGCTGCTCTTCGGCTACCTCAACCACGCCGTCTCGATGTACGAGTCGCGCTACGCCAGCCGCGAGGACATCGACGCGGCCATGCGGCTCGGCTGTGGCTACCCGATGGGCCCGCTCGCCCTCATGGACCTCATCGGCCTCGACACGGCCTACGAGATCCTCGACACGATGTACAAGCAGGGCCGCGACCGCCTGCACGCCCCCAGCCCGATCATCAAGCAGATGGTGAGCGCCGGCCTCAAGGGCCGCAAGAGCGGCCGTGGCTTCTACACGTATGCCGAGCCCGGCTCGTCCGCGGTCGTGGACGACGCGCTGACGCCGCGTCCGGTGGGGGAGTCCGGCGCGACCCTGCGCCCGGTGCGCACCGTCGGCGTCGTCGGCTCCGGCACCATGGCGACCGGCATCGTCGAGGTGTTCGCCAAGGCCGGTTACGACGTCACCTACGTGACGCGCAGCCAGGCCAAGGTCGACGCCGTCACCGCAGGCGTGACGCGCTCGCTCGAGAAGGCCGTGCAGCGCGGCAAGCTCGAGGAGGGGGCCCGCGACGAGGCACTCGGCCGGCTCACCGGCTCGACCTCCCTCGACGCGCTCGCCGGTGCCGACCTCGTGGTCGAGGCCGTCGTCGAGGACCTCGCCGTCAAGCAGGCGCTGTTCGAGAACCTCGACGAGATCGCCCGCCCGGGCGCCATCCTCGCGACGACCACCTCGAGCCTCCCGGTCGTCGAGCTCGCCGCGGCGACGAAGCGGCCGCAGGACGTCATCGGCATGCACTTCTTCAACCCGGCCCAGGTGATGAAGCTGGTCGAGGTCGTGCACACCGTCTCGACCGACGCCGACGTCGTCGCCACGGTGCAGGACCTCTGCGCCAAGATCGGAAAGCACGCGGTGTCGTGCGGTGACCGCTCGGGCTTCATCGTCAACGCGCTGCTCTTCCCGTACCTCAACGACGCCGTGAAGATGCTGTCGGCCAACTACGCCAGCGCCGACGACATCGACACCGCGATGAAGACTGGCTGTGGCCTGCCGATGGGCCCGTTCGAGCTGCTCGACGTCGTCGGGCTCGACGTGTCGCTCGCGATCCAGCGCGAGCTGTACCTCGAGTTCCGCGAGCCCGGCTTCGCCCCGGCCCCGCTGCTCGAGCACCTCGTCACCGCCGGCTACCTCGGCCGCAAGACCGGCCGCGGCTTCCGCACCTACGCCTGA
- the nucS gene encoding endonuclease NucS: MRLVIAKCSVDYEGRLSAHLPLATRLLLVKVDGSVLVHSDGGSYKPLNWMSPPCAMAEVGPEEHEAADGVSAVWVVQHAKSEDRLRVLIHEVLHDSSHDLGVDPGLIKDGVEAHLQKLLAEHISTLGDGWTLVRREYMTAIGPVDILCKDAQGRSVAVEIKRRGDIDGVEQLTRYLELMNRDPHLAPVTGIFAAQEIKPQARTLATDRGIRCVTLDYDALKGIDTSEHRLF, translated from the coding sequence GTGCGGCTCGTCATTGCGAAGTGCTCGGTGGACTACGAGGGCCGGCTCTCGGCCCACCTGCCCCTGGCCACCCGGCTCCTGCTCGTCAAGGTCGACGGCTCGGTGCTCGTCCACAGCGACGGCGGCTCGTACAAGCCGCTCAACTGGATGTCGCCGCCGTGCGCCATGGCCGAGGTGGGCCCCGAGGAGCACGAGGCCGCCGACGGCGTCAGTGCCGTGTGGGTCGTGCAGCACGCCAAGTCCGAGGACCGGCTCCGCGTGCTGATCCACGAGGTGCTGCACGACTCCTCGCACGACCTCGGCGTCGACCCCGGCCTCATCAAGGACGGCGTCGAGGCGCACCTGCAGAAGCTGCTCGCCGAGCACATCTCGACGCTCGGGGACGGCTGGACCCTGGTGCGCCGCGAGTACATGACGGCCATCGGCCCGGTCGACATCCTGTGCAAGGACGCCCAGGGCCGCTCGGTCGCGGTCGAGATCAAGCGCCGCGGCGACATCGACGGCGTGGAGCAGCTGACCCGCTACCTCGAGCTGATGAACCGCGACCCGCACCTGGCGCCGGTCACCGGCATCTTCGCCGCGCAGGAGATCAAGCCGCAGGCGCGCACGCTGGCCACCGACCGCGGCATCCGCTGCGTGACGCTCGACTACGACGCGCTCAAGGGCATCGACACCAGCGAGCACCGCCTCTTCTAG
- a CDS encoding histidine phosphatase family protein has translation MSDLHCPATLLVARHGDAEYGHPSVLSDEGGWLSERGREQVHALAESLRGRNVARVHTSPLQRAVESGALAAQVLGVDSVVVEGLEEFSVGALAGRPHDDPELMSVFRAWMHGDLGRFIPGGETGAEVVARYREALLSIADQHRGETVLVFSHGGVMSFVLPRIDGPVRADLAAAAFLPNCGIAEVAVDGDGFAVRCWPGSVDRSVV, from the coding sequence ATGAGCGACCTGCACTGCCCGGCGACGCTGCTCGTCGCGCGCCACGGCGACGCGGAGTACGGCCACCCGTCGGTGCTGTCGGACGAGGGCGGCTGGCTCAGCGAGCGGGGCCGCGAGCAGGTCCACGCGCTCGCGGAGTCGCTGCGCGGACGCAACGTCGCCCGGGTGCACACCAGCCCCCTCCAGCGCGCCGTGGAGTCCGGCGCCCTGGCCGCGCAGGTGCTCGGCGTGGACAGCGTCGTCGTCGAGGGCCTCGAGGAGTTCTCCGTGGGAGCGTTGGCCGGGCGCCCGCACGACGACCCCGAGCTCATGTCCGTGTTCAGGGCCTGGATGCACGGCGACCTCGGGCGGTTCATCCCCGGCGGTGAGACCGGCGCCGAGGTCGTGGCGCGCTACCGCGAGGCGTTGCTCTCGATCGCCGACCAGCACCGTGGCGAGACCGTGCTCGTGTTCAGCCACGGGGGAGTGATGTCGTTCGTGCTGCCGCGGATCGACGGGCCGGTGCGCGCCGACCTCGCGGCGGCGGCGTTCCTGCCCAACTGCGGGATCGCCGAGGTCGCCGTCGACGGCGACGGGTTCGCCGTCCGCTGCTGGCCGGGCTCGGTGGACCGCTCGGTCGTCTGA
- a CDS encoding class II fructose-bisphosphate aldolase has translation MLVGLDEVLARARADGRGVGAFNVIHLEHAEALVGAAEDSGLPVVLQVSENTVRWHGSLAPLAAATRALAEQSPAQVVLHLDHATSRELVTQALALGFTSVMFDGSTLPDERNRAETRQVVRECHDAGVAVEAELGEIGGKDGVHAPGARTDPHDAARFVEDTGVDALAVAVGTSHAMTERTAALDLELIGAIRGRVPVPLVLHGSSGVADDGLVDAVRAGMTKVNIATHLQGVFTAAVRGVLDADPRVVDTRKYLAPAREAVRAEAARLLTLLALR, from the coding sequence GTGCTGGTGGGACTGGATGAGGTGCTGGCGCGGGCCAGGGCGGACGGGCGCGGCGTGGGGGCGTTCAACGTCATCCACCTCGAGCACGCGGAGGCCCTGGTCGGTGCCGCCGAGGACTCCGGCCTGCCGGTGGTCCTGCAGGTCAGTGAGAACACCGTGCGCTGGCACGGCTCGCTGGCGCCGCTCGCCGCAGCGACCCGGGCGCTGGCCGAGCAGTCGCCGGCCCAGGTGGTGCTGCACCTCGACCACGCCACCTCCCGCGAGCTCGTCACGCAGGCCCTGGCGCTGGGCTTCACGTCGGTCATGTTCGACGGCTCGACGCTGCCGGACGAGCGCAACCGCGCCGAGACCCGGCAGGTCGTGCGCGAGTGCCACGACGCCGGGGTCGCGGTCGAGGCCGAGCTCGGCGAGATCGGCGGCAAGGACGGCGTGCACGCGCCCGGTGCCCGCACGGACCCGCACGACGCCGCACGGTTCGTCGAGGACACCGGCGTGGACGCGCTCGCGGTCGCCGTCGGCACGTCGCACGCGATGACCGAGCGCACGGCCGCCCTCGACCTCGAGCTCATCGGCGCGATCCGTGGGCGGGTGCCCGTGCCGCTGGTCCTGCACGGGTCGTCCGGCGTCGCCGACGACGGCCTCGTCGACGCCGTGCGCGCCGGGATGACGAAGGTCAACATCGCCACGCACCTGCAGGGCGTCTTCACCGCCGCCGTCCGGGGCGTGCTCGACGCCGACCCGCGCGTCGTCGACACCCGGAAGTACCTGGCGCCCGCGCGCGAGGCCGTGCGCGCCGAGGCCGCGCGGCTGCTCACCCTCCTCGCCCTGCGCTGA
- a CDS encoding hexose kinase encodes MILTVTPNPALDVTYDVDRLVPHASHRVRQVRERAGGKGVNVASVLALLGEPVLVTGVVGGASGDELRGDLDRRGIRHDLLAGELPTRRTVTVVSAQDGDATAFNEPGSPWPSGLRDALVVHVERLLRVHRPAVLVVSGSVPPGFGGEGCAALVSAGRAAGARVVLDTSQDALVGALPSGPDVVKPNRDELYAVTGTTDPVEGANALQDQGARHVLVSLGADGMVLVEPEGTVRRARLPEPLRGNPTGAGDACVAAVARGLAGGSAWPDVLADAVAWSAAAVLSPVAGEVSVQDVARLRAVVTVEGTEVR; translated from the coding sequence GTGATCCTCACCGTCACCCCCAACCCGGCCCTGGACGTGACGTACGACGTCGACCGGCTCGTGCCGCACGCGAGCCACCGCGTGCGGCAGGTCCGCGAGCGCGCCGGCGGCAAGGGGGTCAACGTCGCCTCCGTCCTGGCCCTGCTGGGTGAGCCCGTCCTCGTCACGGGAGTCGTCGGCGGTGCGTCCGGTGACGAGCTGCGCGGCGACCTCGACCGCCGGGGGATCCGCCACGACCTGCTGGCGGGCGAGCTGCCGACGCGCCGGACCGTCACCGTCGTCTCGGCGCAGGACGGTGACGCCACCGCCTTCAACGAGCCGGGCTCGCCCTGGCCGAGCGGGCTGCGCGATGCGCTCGTCGTCCACGTGGAGCGCCTGCTGCGGGTGCACCGCCCCGCTGTCCTCGTGGTCTCCGGCAGCGTGCCGCCCGGCTTCGGTGGCGAGGGGTGCGCGGCGCTCGTCTCCGCGGGCCGTGCGGCCGGCGCCCGCGTCGTCCTCGACACGTCACAGGACGCCCTCGTCGGCGCCCTGCCCAGCGGTCCGGACGTCGTCAAGCCCAACCGCGACGAGCTGTATGCCGTGACCGGCACCACGGACCCGGTCGAGGGCGCCAACGCCCTGCAGGACCAGGGCGCTCGGCACGTGCTGGTCTCGCTCGGCGCCGACGGCATGGTCCTCGTCGAGCCCGAGGGCACGGTCCGGCGCGCCCGGCTGCCCGAGCCCCTGCGGGGCAACCCCACCGGCGCGGGCGACGCCTGCGTCGCCGCGGTCGCGAGGGGGCTGGCCGGCGGGTCGGCCTGGCCGGACGTACTGGCCGACGCGGTCGCGTGGTCCGCCGCCGCCGTCCTGAGCCCGGTGGCCGGCGAGGTGTCGGTGCAGGACGTCGCGCGGCTGCGCGCGGTGGTCACGGTCGAGGGCACGGAGGTGCGCTGA
- a CDS encoding ROK family protein, with amino-acid sequence MTAVVAAVDVGGTRMKAALVDRDGREVVTLTRPTPSALDVPGALVRAVADTVAELRDAARDLTEGAGPESSTVDAPTVDAPEVDAPEVVAAGVVVPGIVDDGRGVAVWASNLGWRDLPVTGPLSELLGVPVALGHDVRAGLRAEVAWGAAAGSRNVLFIPLGTGIAGALMLDGHVVAADGWAGEIGHVVVEPEGLPCPCGQRGCLETVASASAIARAYAARTAGRGGVPHDAEAVAALVRAGDADAVAVWDHAVAALARILVMMTTATGIDHILVGGGLAQSGETLLAPLREAVRASLTFQREPHIERARLGERAGCLGAACLAWDLT; translated from the coding sequence GTGACCGCCGTCGTGGCCGCCGTCGACGTCGGCGGCACCCGGATGAAGGCCGCCCTCGTGGACCGGGACGGCCGCGAGGTGGTGACCCTCACCCGGCCGACACCCTCGGCGCTCGACGTGCCCGGCGCGCTCGTGCGGGCCGTCGCCGACACCGTGGCCGAGCTCCGGGATGCCGCCCGTGACCTGACAGAGGGGGCCGGACCCGAGTCCTCCACCGTCGACGCCCCCACCGTCGACGCGCCCGAGGTCGACGCGCCCGAGGTCGTCGCGGCCGGCGTCGTCGTCCCCGGCATCGTCGACGACGGGCGGGGCGTCGCGGTCTGGGCGTCGAACCTCGGCTGGCGCGACCTGCCCGTCACCGGGCCCCTGTCCGAGCTCCTGGGCGTGCCCGTGGCGCTCGGCCACGACGTGCGCGCCGGCCTGCGGGCCGAGGTCGCCTGGGGTGCCGCGGCCGGCTCGCGCAACGTGCTCTTCATCCCCCTCGGCACCGGGATCGCGGGAGCCCTCATGCTCGACGGCCACGTCGTGGCCGCCGACGGCTGGGCCGGCGAGATCGGCCACGTCGTCGTGGAGCCCGAGGGCCTGCCCTGCCCCTGCGGCCAGCGCGGCTGCCTGGAGACCGTGGCGTCCGCGTCCGCCATCGCGCGGGCGTATGCCGCGCGCACCGCCGGGCGGGGCGGGGTGCCGCACGACGCCGAGGCGGTCGCTGCCCTGGTGCGCGCCGGTGACGCCGACGCCGTCGCGGTCTGGGACCACGCGGTGGCCGCCCTGGCCCGCATCCTGGTGATGATGACGACCGCCACCGGCATCGACCACATCCTCGTCGGGGGAGGGCTGGCGCAGAGCGGGGAGACGCTGCTGGCCCCCCTGCGCGAGGCGGTCCGGGCGTCGCTCACCTTCCAGCGCGAGCCGCACATCGAGCGGGCGCGGCTGGGCGAGCGCGCCGGGTGCCTGGGCGCGGCCTGCCTGGCCTGGGACCTCACGTGA
- a CDS encoding DeoR/GlpR family DNA-binding transcription regulator — translation MKGAGVANGAAKSLDRGARWSALLGLLAERGRLSVGEVVDVLGVSEATVRRDFSDLAAQQLVTRTHGGIVATAVAYDLPARYKQAGADDAKERIAAHAADLVRDGTVVGFNGGTTTSAVARRLAARSDLAMSSTRPAITVVTNALNIATEMVLRPFVRCVSLGGVARPESYELSGPLATMVLNELWLDTVVLGVDAVSGGAGAMCHHEGEAGINALMVERADRVVVVATGAKIGARAFARICLPSRIETVVTDDTADPAAVADLRAAGVTVEVV, via the coding sequence GTGAAGGGAGCAGGTGTGGCCAACGGCGCGGCGAAGTCCCTCGACCGGGGTGCCCGGTGGAGCGCGCTGCTCGGCCTGCTCGCCGAGCGCGGTCGGCTCAGCGTCGGCGAGGTCGTCGACGTCCTGGGCGTCTCTGAGGCCACCGTGCGCCGCGACTTCAGCGACCTCGCCGCCCAGCAGCTCGTGACCCGCACGCACGGCGGCATCGTGGCCACGGCCGTCGCCTACGACCTGCCGGCGCGCTACAAGCAGGCCGGCGCCGACGACGCCAAGGAGCGGATCGCCGCCCACGCGGCGGACCTGGTCCGGGACGGCACCGTGGTCGGCTTCAACGGCGGCACGACGACCAGCGCCGTCGCCCGCCGCCTCGCTGCCCGGTCCGACCTGGCGATGTCCTCCACCCGTCCGGCCATCACCGTCGTGACCAACGCCCTCAACATCGCCACCGAGATGGTCCTGCGGCCCTTCGTGCGCTGCGTGTCCCTCGGCGGGGTGGCCCGGCCCGAGTCCTACGAGCTGTCCGGACCGCTCGCCACCATGGTGCTCAACGAGCTGTGGCTCGACACCGTCGTGCTCGGTGTCGACGCGGTCTCCGGTGGTGCCGGGGCGATGTGCCACCACGAGGGCGAGGCGGGGATCAACGCGCTCATGGTCGAGCGCGCCGACCGCGTCGTCGTCGTGGCGACCGGGGCCAAGATCGGGGCCCGGGCCTTCGCCCGCATCTGCCTGCCCTCGCGGATCGAGACGGTCGTCACCGACGACACCGCCGACCCCGCTGCCGTCGCCGACCTGCGCGCGGCGGGCGTGACGGTGGAGGTGGTCTGA
- a CDS encoding SIS domain-containing protein has translation MTEHASHLAAEIASQPDDWVAVLGRLDEARAALPAPGERVAVVGCGTSYYMAQAYAVLREAAGHGHTEAHAASEFPTTRTFDRVVAISRSGTTTEVVELVGRLAEQGRPTTAIVATAGTPIPDLAERTLLLPEVDEQSVVQTRFATTTLALLRATLGEDVTAIAEQARAVLAEDEAAALAGVADAEQLTFLGRGWTVGLAQEAALKLRESAQFWTEAYPAMEYRHGPISIATPGRATWAFGEVPSGLAEDVRATGAWFEHRDIDPLADLVRLHRLCLVKARLAGVDPDRPRHLTRSIILS, from the coding sequence ATGACCGAGCACGCCAGCCACCTCGCCGCCGAGATCGCCAGCCAGCCCGACGACTGGGTGGCCGTCCTGGGGCGCCTCGACGAGGCCCGGGCAGCCCTGCCCGCCCCCGGCGAGCGCGTCGCCGTCGTCGGCTGCGGCACCAGCTACTACATGGCGCAGGCGTACGCCGTCCTGCGCGAGGCGGCCGGCCACGGCCACACCGAGGCCCACGCTGCCAGCGAGTTCCCCACCACGCGCACCTTCGACCGGGTGGTGGCGATCTCCCGCTCCGGCACGACGACCGAGGTGGTCGAGCTCGTCGGCCGGCTCGCCGAGCAGGGCCGGCCCACGACCGCGATCGTGGCCACCGCCGGCACGCCGATCCCGGACCTCGCCGAGCGCACCCTGCTGCTGCCCGAGGTCGACGAGCAGTCGGTCGTGCAGACCCGCTTCGCCACGACGACGCTCGCCCTGCTGCGCGCGACCCTGGGCGAGGACGTCACCGCGATCGCCGAGCAGGCGCGCGCGGTGCTCGCCGAGGACGAGGCGGCCGCCCTGGCCGGCGTGGCCGACGCCGAGCAGCTCACCTTCCTCGGCCGCGGCTGGACCGTCGGTCTGGCACAGGAGGCGGCGCTGAAGCTGCGCGAGTCGGCACAGTTCTGGACCGAGGCGTACCCCGCGATGGAGTACCGCCACGGCCCGATCAGCATCGCCACCCCGGGCCGCGCCACGTGGGCGTTCGGCGAGGTGCCGAGCGGCCTGGCCGAGGACGTGCGCGCGACCGGCGCCTGGTTCGAGCACCGCGACATCGACCCGCTCGCGGACCTCGTGCGGCTGCACCGCCTGTGCCTGGTCAAGGCGCGACTCGCCGGGGTCGACCCGGATCGCCCCCGCCACCTCACCCGGTCCATCATCCTGTCGTGA